A stretch of the Arthrobacter sp. PAMC 25486 genome encodes the following:
- a CDS encoding PucR family transcriptional regulator yields the protein MLPTLRSILDLAVVNDAGPSILGGAAALDVPVRWVHVSELLDVTGLLSGGELVLTTGLELDKDPSCTASYIRSLEQAGAAGLIVELAGPRTRSLAALQAAAQHSALPVITLERRVRFVAITETVHRMIVAEQLERVERARDVHEVFTVLSLESAETQQVVEQAAAMIGAPVVLEDLQHLVLAYASDRMATTELLEDWERRSRTTPSSTRTARTGPELWLQVPVGVRSQLWGRLVVPTAVEDDEMTSIVLERAAQALAINRLAERDQSELAHQAQAGLLNILRNPRGMGEAEALARTGSLGLKRAPFYLPLVFRTAPRSNITLGTTPPPDDPLARQQEERELLELLAETLKSIAGSALTASIQSGSIGMVLALPARQLETPTLDRLTDRLAANASEVTARWRIGVGRLRGTLLEAAAGINEAALVAETAATLHSPDRPFYRATDVRLRGLLTLLRNDPRVQQFAESELAGILDAEAQGREGLLDLLGQYLEFGGNKASLARSGYLSRPTVYARLAKLEALLAVDLNDAESRTSLHVALLVHNLRRESP from the coding sequence ATGCTGCCAACCCTCCGCTCCATCCTTGACCTTGCCGTGGTGAACGATGCCGGACCCTCCATCTTGGGTGGCGCGGCCGCCCTGGATGTCCCCGTGCGCTGGGTTCACGTGAGTGAACTACTTGATGTGACGGGCCTGCTTTCGGGCGGGGAGCTAGTCCTGACAACGGGACTTGAGCTGGACAAGGATCCTAGCTGCACAGCCTCCTACATCCGCTCGCTGGAACAGGCAGGCGCCGCTGGTCTCATCGTGGAGCTGGCGGGGCCGCGCACACGTAGTCTTGCGGCACTGCAGGCGGCGGCCCAACACTCAGCACTGCCGGTCATCACGCTCGAGCGCCGGGTTCGTTTTGTAGCCATCACGGAGACCGTGCACCGGATGATCGTCGCCGAACAGCTCGAGAGGGTTGAACGGGCCCGGGATGTCCACGAAGTCTTCACCGTGCTGAGCCTGGAGAGCGCAGAGACGCAGCAGGTGGTCGAACAGGCCGCGGCCATGATCGGCGCCCCCGTCGTCCTCGAAGACCTCCAACACTTGGTGCTCGCCTACGCCTCCGACAGGATGGCCACTACGGAACTGTTGGAAGATTGGGAACGGCGCTCCCGCACAACACCCTCCTCCACCCGGACAGCCCGCACCGGCCCCGAACTATGGCTACAGGTCCCGGTCGGAGTACGGAGCCAACTGTGGGGCCGTCTGGTGGTCCCTACTGCCGTTGAAGATGACGAGATGACGTCCATAGTCCTCGAACGTGCTGCCCAGGCCTTGGCCATCAACCGGCTGGCAGAACGCGATCAAAGCGAACTTGCCCACCAGGCCCAGGCCGGTCTGCTCAACATTCTCCGCAACCCCCGAGGAATGGGTGAGGCCGAGGCCTTGGCCCGCACCGGGTCCCTTGGACTCAAGCGCGCTCCCTTCTACCTCCCTTTGGTATTCCGGACAGCACCACGCAGCAACATCACTTTGGGGACCACCCCCCCGCCCGACGACCCGCTCGCACGCCAGCAGGAGGAACGCGAACTGCTCGAGCTCCTGGCTGAAACATTGAAATCTATCGCCGGCAGCGCCCTGACGGCAAGCATCCAGTCTGGCTCTATCGGCATGGTCCTCGCGCTACCCGCGAGGCAACTAGAAACGCCAACACTAGACCGACTAACAGACAGACTGGCCGCCAACGCCAGCGAAGTAACCGCCCGATGGAGAATCGGCGTCGGCCGCCTCCGCGGAACACTTCTCGAAGCAGCGGCAGGAATCAACGAGGCTGCGCTCGTGGCGGAAACAGCAGCAACGCTTCACAGCCCAGATCGGCCTTTTTACCGCGCCACGGACGTCCGGCTTCGCGGCCTGCTGACCTTGCTGCGTAACGACCCCCGTGTCCAGCAATTCGCAGAATCCGAACTCGCCGGCATTCTCGATGCAGAAGCCCAGGGCCGGGAAGGACTCTTGGACCTCCTCGGACAGTACTTGGAATTCGGCGGCAACAAAGCCTCGCTGGCTCGCAGCGGATACCTCAGCCGGCCAACCGTATACGCACGCCTCGCGAAGCTAGAAGCACTACTCGCCGTCGACCT
- the ilvD gene encoding dihydroxy-acid dehydratase produces MPPLRSRTVTHGRNMAGARALMMASGVAQADIGKPIVAVANSFTEFVPGHTHLAPVGRIVSDAIHAAGAVAREFNTIAVDDGIAMGHGGMLYSLPSRDLIADSVEYMVNAHCADVLVCISNCDKITPGMLMAALRLNIPTVFVSGGPMEAGRVTMTDGSIRTLDLVNAISDAVDSSISDADIDLIEANACPTCGSCSGMFTANSMNCLTEAIGLSLPGNGSLLATHTARKELYERAGATAVEIAKRYYEDDDESVLPRNIASFEAFDNAMALDIAMGGSTNTILHLLAAAQEAGLKYDLDDIDAKSRQVPCLAKVAPNVAGDKTYYMEDVHRAGGIPALMGELNRGGLLHTNVNSVHSKDLTGWLDDWDIRGGKATEQAQALWTAAPGGQRSSTAFSQSAEWTSLDTDAAGGCLRSVEHAFSKDGGLAVLRGNIAIDGAVVKTAGVDESIWTFEGPAVVCESQDEAVEKILSKTVKAGDVVVIRYEGPRGGPGMQEMLYPTSFLKGLKLGKVCALITDGRFSGGTSGLSIGHVSPEAAAGGTIALVQNGDLIRIDIPNRSMELLVDPVELDARRDLLESTTGYQPVGREREVSAALKAYAAMATSADKGAIRQVPADVVLMKAPRTAVPVA; encoded by the coding sequence ATGCCTCCATTACGTTCACGCACTGTCACCCACGGCCGCAACATGGCCGGCGCCCGCGCCCTCATGATGGCCTCCGGAGTGGCCCAGGCCGACATCGGCAAGCCGATCGTCGCCGTCGCCAACTCCTTCACGGAGTTCGTCCCGGGCCACACCCACCTTGCCCCCGTGGGCCGGATCGTCTCCGACGCCATCCACGCAGCAGGCGCCGTCGCCCGCGAATTCAACACCATTGCCGTGGACGACGGCATCGCCATGGGTCACGGCGGCATGCTCTACTCGCTGCCGTCGCGTGACCTGATCGCCGACTCCGTCGAGTACATGGTCAACGCCCACTGCGCCGACGTGCTCGTGTGCATCTCCAACTGCGACAAGATCACCCCCGGCATGCTCATGGCCGCGCTGCGCCTGAACATCCCCACCGTGTTTGTCTCCGGCGGCCCCATGGAAGCCGGCCGCGTCACCATGACCGACGGCTCCATCCGCACGCTGGACCTGGTCAACGCCATCTCCGACGCCGTGGACTCCTCCATCTCGGACGCGGACATCGACCTTATCGAGGCCAACGCCTGCCCCACCTGCGGCTCATGTTCGGGCATGTTCACGGCCAACTCGATGAACTGCCTGACCGAAGCCATCGGCCTGTCGCTGCCGGGCAACGGCTCGCTGCTTGCCACGCACACCGCACGCAAGGAGCTGTACGAGCGTGCCGGCGCCACCGCCGTCGAGATCGCCAAGCGCTACTACGAGGACGACGACGAATCGGTGCTGCCGCGCAACATTGCCAGCTTCGAGGCGTTCGACAACGCCATGGCCTTGGACATTGCCATGGGCGGGTCCACCAACACGATCCTGCACCTGCTCGCCGCAGCGCAGGAAGCCGGCCTGAAATACGACCTCGACGACATCGACGCGAAGTCGCGCCAGGTGCCGTGCCTGGCCAAGGTTGCCCCGAACGTGGCCGGCGACAAGACGTATTACATGGAGGATGTGCACCGCGCCGGCGGTATCCCCGCCCTCATGGGCGAGCTCAACCGCGGCGGACTGCTGCACACCAACGTCAACTCGGTCCACTCGAAGGACCTCACCGGCTGGCTGGACGACTGGGACATCCGCGGCGGCAAGGCCACCGAGCAGGCACAGGCACTGTGGACCGCAGCTCCAGGCGGCCAGCGCTCCTCCACCGCATTCTCACAGTCGGCCGAGTGGACCTCTCTCGACACCGACGCCGCGGGCGGCTGCCTGCGCTCCGTGGAGCACGCGTTCTCCAAGGACGGCGGCCTGGCCGTGCTGCGCGGCAACATCGCCATCGACGGCGCCGTCGTCAAGACCGCCGGCGTGGACGAGTCCATCTGGACGTTCGAGGGCCCGGCCGTGGTCTGCGAATCCCAGGACGAAGCCGTGGAAAAGATCCTCTCCAAGACGGTCAAGGCCGGCGACGTCGTCGTCATCCGTTACGAAGGCCCCCGCGGCGGCCCCGGCATGCAGGAAATGCTCTACCCCACGTCGTTCCTGAAAGGCCTGAAGCTGGGCAAGGTCTGCGCGCTGATCACCGACGGGCGCTTCTCCGGCGGCACCTCCGGCCTCTCGATCGGCCACGTCTCCCCCGAGGCGGCAGCCGGCGGCACCATCGCCCTGGTCCAGAACGGGGACCTCATCCGCATCGACATCCCCAACCGTTCCATGGAACTGCTGGTGGACCCGGTTGAGCTGGACGCGCGCCGTGACCTGCTCGAATCGACCACCGGCTACCAGCCCGTGGGCCGCGAGCGCGAGGTCTCCGCCGCGTTGAAGGCCTACGCCGCCATGGCCACCAGTGCCGACAAGGGCGCCATCCGCCAGGTCCCGGCGGATGTGGTCCTGATGAAGGCGCCGCGGACCGCGGTTCCCGTCGCGTAG
- a CDS encoding ABC transporter ATP-binding protein, which yields MTEFQPPPPNAAEPDPEAPRPPEPTSPETFLGLSATGLSRSFGEVHAVVQMDVQAPAGQVTALIGPNGAGKTTLLLMLASLLAPDTGSISVMGIDPVKDPAAARAKIGWMPDTLGVWEALTAREILTTMGKFYHLPKAQIPGRVEELLELVNLSSLADQKARVLSRGQQQRLSLARALIHDPEVLLLDEPASGLDPGSRIALRSILRRLAAEGKVVVVSSHVLAELDEIADGAVFVNQGRSVLAQSVEQAAGQGRKYSIAALDPADLAAALTTLGVAFEPGTGRRPSASVSVEREEHAAALLRDLVAAGVAVCAFAPATGALEETYMSMKVEQP from the coding sequence ATGACCGAATTCCAGCCACCACCGCCCAACGCGGCCGAACCCGATCCAGAGGCACCACGCCCGCCCGAACCAACCAGCCCTGAAACCTTCCTCGGGCTCAGTGCCACCGGACTGTCCCGCAGCTTTGGTGAGGTGCACGCCGTCGTGCAGATGGACGTGCAGGCACCGGCCGGGCAGGTGACGGCCTTGATCGGACCCAACGGTGCGGGCAAGACTACTCTGCTGCTGATGCTGGCGTCGCTGCTGGCCCCGGATACGGGGAGCATCAGCGTCATGGGCATTGACCCGGTCAAGGATCCCGCCGCGGCGCGGGCCAAAATTGGTTGGATGCCGGACACGCTGGGCGTGTGGGAGGCGCTGACGGCGCGCGAGATTCTGACCACCATGGGCAAGTTCTACCACCTGCCGAAGGCGCAGATCCCGGGCCGCGTGGAGGAACTTTTGGAACTGGTGAATCTTTCCTCGCTGGCCGACCAGAAGGCGCGGGTGCTCTCGCGCGGGCAGCAGCAGCGGTTGAGCCTGGCCCGCGCGTTGATCCACGACCCCGAGGTCCTCCTGCTCGATGAGCCCGCCTCCGGGCTGGACCCGGGATCGCGCATTGCACTGCGCAGCATTCTGCGGCGGCTCGCAGCGGAGGGGAAGGTCGTTGTGGTTTCCTCCCACGTACTGGCGGAGCTTGACGAAATCGCCGACGGTGCGGTGTTCGTGAACCAAGGCCGTTCCGTGCTGGCACAGTCCGTGGAACAAGCCGCCGGGCAGGGGCGCAAGTACTCCATTGCAGCGCTTGATCCGGCGGACCTGGCCGCGGCGCTGACAACACTGGGTGTGGCCTTCGAGCCGGGCACGGGCCGGCGCCCTTCGGCGAGTGTCAGCGTGGAACGGGAAGAGCATGCGGCGGCGCTGTTGCGCGATTTGGTGGCGGCCGGCGTGGCCGTATGTGCCTTTGCCCCGGCCACGGGCGCCTTGGAAGAAACCTACATGAGCATGAAGGTGGAGCAGCCATGA
- a CDS encoding helix-turn-helix transcriptional regulator produces the protein MNEERRRELGQFLRDRRAGLLRADHGLPPIGRRRIMGLRREEVAAFSAVSVTWYTWLEQGRDINASRQVLESIGRVLRLSAAEQAYVLALGGHGAVLAGGTATLEDVPPHLQALMDAVDFPAFAVAPDWRIAGWNSPYQALYSRIAEIVPAERNLLRLVFTDPQLRQMLPDWELTSRYFVAEFRSEAGPRLGSAAHTELVDSLSAASPEFAGIWAERGVLGFASRQRIFIHPTVGELTFEQHRLVPSDVPELHFVMYVPTAGTPTKERLAQLIANAG, from the coding sequence ATGAATGAAGAACGACGGCGTGAGCTGGGCCAGTTTCTCCGCGACCGCCGTGCGGGGTTGCTTCGTGCGGACCACGGGCTGCCTCCCATAGGCCGGCGCCGGATCATGGGACTACGCAGGGAAGAGGTGGCTGCCTTCTCCGCCGTCAGCGTCACCTGGTACACGTGGCTGGAGCAGGGGCGGGACATCAACGCCTCCCGCCAGGTGCTGGAATCCATTGGCAGGGTGCTGCGGCTCAGCGCCGCCGAGCAGGCTTATGTGCTTGCCTTGGGCGGCCACGGTGCGGTGCTGGCCGGCGGCACGGCCACCTTGGAGGATGTGCCGCCACACCTGCAGGCGCTCATGGATGCCGTGGACTTTCCGGCCTTTGCCGTGGCTCCCGACTGGAGAATTGCTGGCTGGAACAGCCCCTACCAGGCTCTGTATTCACGCATCGCAGAGATTGTCCCGGCGGAGCGGAACCTGCTCCGGCTCGTCTTCACCGACCCGCAGCTGCGCCAAATGCTGCCCGACTGGGAGCTGACGTCACGGTACTTCGTGGCTGAATTCCGTTCCGAGGCCGGCCCTCGGCTCGGCTCGGCAGCGCACACCGAACTCGTCGACAGCCTTTCTGCAGCAAGCCCGGAATTTGCCGGCATCTGGGCCGAACGAGGTGTGCTGGGATTCGCCTCCCGGCAGCGCATATTCATCCACCCGACCGTGGGCGAGCTGACGTTTGAGCAGCACCGGTTGGTGCCCTCGGACGTGCCCGAACTGCACTTTGTGATGTATGTTCCCACCGCTGGGACCCCCACCAAGGAGCGCCTCGCCCAACTCATCGCCAACGCCGGGTAA
- a CDS encoding ABC transporter permease, whose amino-acid sequence MTTMQNGPAPQTAPGTPSPGPGRINGYATGVLAVVGMELRQRLRSRGWYIMLVIWFGLIWLVTALTWISWKAQSNYQTDFGGIGQDAAVVGPGPLIFEAVLAFVLLFGLLVAPAFSANAISGDRAAGTLAIMQVTLLRPGQLLWGKFLASWFAALAFLVVSVPFLIFGIAQGGLGAGYILVALLLLAIELGVVCALGVGISALANRPLFSIVVTYLTVAALAFGTLIAFGLGMMLSNGTVAANQMHYKGAEMYQGEPDSGLEDNEKEMYPAPPRPADITDENAEYACFGPLVEQPAPRSERVAWMLGMNPFVVVADAIPYPERSATSTQYYSTGLFESISQGARYAQAGPEATYMCANGKVVTGYLEQKLPLWPLGLGLQLLVAAGILALGWRALRTPAGKLPKGTRVA is encoded by the coding sequence ATGACAACGATGCAGAACGGGCCCGCCCCGCAGACAGCCCCCGGAACCCCCTCGCCGGGTCCTGGCCGGATAAACGGCTATGCCACAGGCGTGTTGGCCGTGGTGGGAATGGAGTTGCGCCAGCGCCTGCGTTCGCGCGGCTGGTACATCATGCTGGTCATCTGGTTTGGGCTCATTTGGCTCGTGACGGCCCTGACCTGGATCAGCTGGAAGGCGCAGAGCAATTATCAGACTGATTTTGGTGGGATCGGTCAGGATGCAGCGGTGGTGGGCCCGGGACCGTTGATCTTTGAAGCCGTCTTGGCGTTCGTGCTGCTGTTCGGGCTGCTCGTGGCTCCGGCCTTCTCGGCCAATGCCATCAGCGGTGACCGCGCTGCCGGAACCCTGGCCATCATGCAAGTGACCTTGCTGCGGCCCGGGCAGCTTTTGTGGGGGAAGTTTCTGGCGTCGTGGTTTGCTGCGCTCGCCTTTCTTGTGGTGAGCGTGCCGTTCCTGATTTTCGGCATCGCCCAAGGCGGTCTGGGTGCCGGCTACATTCTGGTTGCCCTGCTCCTGCTTGCCATTGAATTAGGGGTTGTCTGTGCCCTGGGAGTGGGCATCTCCGCGCTGGCCAACCGGCCGCTGTTCTCCATTGTCGTCACGTACTTGACGGTCGCGGCGCTGGCCTTTGGCACGCTGATCGCCTTTGGCCTGGGCATGATGCTCAGCAACGGCACGGTGGCGGCAAACCAGATGCATTACAAGGGCGCAGAGATGTATCAGGGGGAGCCTGACTCCGGTCTGGAAGATAACGAGAAGGAGATGTATCCGGCACCGCCAAGACCTGCGGACATTACGGATGAAAATGCCGAGTACGCCTGCTTTGGCCCCTTGGTGGAACAACCAGCGCCACGGTCGGAGCGGGTGGCCTGGATGCTGGGCATGAACCCGTTCGTGGTGGTCGCCGATGCCATTCCGTACCCCGAGCGAAGTGCCACGTCCACGCAGTACTATTCGACGGGTCTGTTCGAATCCATCAGCCAGGGCGCCCGCTATGCGCAGGCCGGGCCGGAAGCAACGTACATGTGTGCCAACGGCAAGGTGGTGACGGGGTACCTCGAGCAGAAGCTGCCGCTGTGGCCGTTGGGGCTTGGCCTGCAATTGCTGGTCGCAGCGGGAATCCTGGCCCTCGGCTGGCGGGCCCTGCGCACCCCGGCCGGGAAATTGCCTAAGGGAACGCGTGTGGCCTGA
- a CDS encoding aspartate kinase: MSLIVQKYGGSSVSDAAGIRRVARRIVRTQAAGHEVVVVVSAMGDTTDELLDLAAQVSEHPPARELDMLMTAGERISMALLAMAISAEGGVAQSFTGSQAGMITDGIHGKARIIDVDPHRVRTALDKGKVAIVAGFQGMSRQTHEITTMGRGGSDTTAVALAAALNADVCEIYTDVDGVYTADPRVVPSAQKISKISSEEMLEMAASGAKILHLRCVEYARRFGLPIHVRSSFSDNEGTWVLPSPDDKIKISEGVALEQPIISGVAHDRSEGKVTVVGVPDIPGKAAMIFGIIAGAHSNIDMIVQNISTKGSGKTDISFTLPMVEGEDALAALRAHQDEVGFEDLLYDDKIGKLSLIGAGMRSNPGVSYSFFKALSDAGVNIDLISTSEIRISVVTRADLLDVAVRAVHQVFGLDGDAEATVYGGTGR, encoded by the coding sequence ATGAGCCTGATTGTTCAAAAGTACGGCGGATCCTCCGTGTCCGACGCTGCCGGCATTCGCCGGGTTGCCCGCCGCATTGTCAGGACCCAGGCGGCAGGCCACGAGGTCGTCGTCGTCGTTTCAGCAATGGGTGACACCACCGATGAACTGCTGGATTTGGCCGCACAGGTTTCCGAGCACCCCCCTGCCCGCGAACTCGACATGCTCATGACCGCCGGCGAACGCATTTCCATGGCGTTGCTGGCCATGGCGATCAGTGCCGAGGGCGGGGTGGCGCAATCCTTCACGGGCAGCCAGGCCGGCATGATCACCGACGGCATTCACGGCAAGGCCCGCATCATCGATGTTGACCCGCACCGTGTCCGCACCGCCCTGGACAAGGGCAAGGTGGCCATTGTGGCCGGTTTCCAGGGTATGAGCCGCCAGACGCACGAGATCACCACCATGGGCCGCGGCGGCTCCGACACCACGGCGGTTGCCCTGGCCGCAGCCCTGAACGCGGACGTCTGCGAGATCTACACCGACGTTGACGGTGTGTACACGGCGGACCCGCGCGTGGTACCCAGCGCCCAGAAGATCAGCAAGATCTCCAGCGAGGAAATGCTGGAAATGGCCGCCTCAGGGGCCAAGATCCTGCACCTGCGCTGCGTGGAATACGCCCGGCGCTTTGGCCTGCCCATCCATGTGCGATCCTCATTCAGCGACAACGAGGGAACCTGGGTCCTGCCCAGCCCCGACGACAAAATCAAAATCTCAGAGGGAGTTGCCTTGGAGCAGCCAATCATCTCCGGCGTGGCCCACGACCGGTCCGAAGGCAAAGTTACAGTTGTTGGCGTGCCTGACATCCCCGGCAAGGCCGCCATGATCTTCGGCATCATCGCCGGCGCGCACAGCAACATCGACATGATCGTGCAGAACATTTCCACCAAGGGTTCCGGCAAGACGGACATCTCCTTCACGCTGCCCATGGTTGAGGGCGAAGACGCACTGGCCGCCCTGCGCGCCCACCAGGACGAGGTCGGCTTCGAGGACCTGCTGTACGACGACAAGATCGGCAAGCTCTCCCTCATCGGCGCCGGCATGCGCTCCAACCCGGGCGTTTCCTACAGCTTCTTCAAGGCCCTGTCCGACGCCGGGGTGAACATCGATCTGATCTCAACCTCCGAGATCCGGATTTCCGTTGTGACCCGCGCAGACCTGCTCGACGTGGCCGTGCGTGCGGTCCACCAGGTCTTCGGCCTGGACGGCGACGCCGAAGCCACCGTGTACGGCGGCACGGGCCGCTAA
- a CDS encoding CoA-acylating methylmalonate-semialdehyde dehydrogenase has protein sequence MNTIEHWINGSYVPAGERTSPVMNPATGKVTAEVALASVEDGNAAVAAAKAAFPAWRDMSLARRTQIMFTFRELLNARKDELAAIITSEHGKVLDDALGEVSRGQEVVEFACGMPHLMKGSYTENASTKVDIHSVRQSLGPVAIISPFNFPAMVPMWFFPLAIAAGNTVILKPSEKVPTAANWMAELWKEAGLPDGVFNVLQGDKVAVDTLLTHPDIKAVSFVGSTPIAKYVYETATANGKRVQALGGAKNHMIVLPDADLDLAADAAINAGFGSAGERCMAISALLAVGGIADELVAKIASRANALRTGDGLRGCDMGPLVTSAHRDKVAGYVDAGEESGATLVVDGRTIAPDAEGDGFFVGPTLFDNVTTDMSIYQDEIFGPVLSVLRVESFDDALAVINANPYGNGTAVFTNDGGAARRFQNEVEVGMVGINIPVPVPMAYYSFGGWKNSLFGDTHAHGSEGVSFFTRGKAVTTRWADPSHGGINLGFPQNA, from the coding sequence TTGAACACCATCGAGCACTGGATCAACGGCAGCTACGTTCCGGCCGGGGAGCGCACCTCACCGGTCATGAATCCGGCCACGGGTAAGGTCACGGCCGAGGTGGCCTTGGCTTCGGTGGAGGACGGCAATGCCGCCGTTGCCGCGGCGAAGGCCGCCTTTCCTGCCTGGCGTGACATGTCGCTGGCCCGCCGCACCCAGATCATGTTCACTTTCCGGGAACTGTTGAACGCCCGCAAGGACGAGTTGGCCGCAATCATCACCTCCGAGCATGGCAAGGTGCTCGATGATGCGCTGGGGGAGGTCAGCCGCGGCCAGGAAGTCGTGGAGTTCGCCTGCGGGATGCCACACCTGATGAAGGGCAGCTATACGGAGAACGCCTCGACAAAAGTGGACATCCATTCCGTCCGCCAGTCCCTGGGCCCGGTGGCCATTATCAGCCCGTTCAACTTCCCGGCCATGGTACCTATGTGGTTCTTCCCGCTGGCGATCGCGGCGGGCAACACCGTCATCCTCAAGCCGAGCGAGAAGGTCCCCACAGCTGCGAATTGGATGGCGGAACTGTGGAAAGAAGCCGGCCTGCCCGACGGTGTGTTCAATGTTCTGCAAGGTGACAAGGTGGCCGTGGACACCCTGTTGACCCACCCGGACATCAAGGCCGTTTCCTTCGTCGGCTCCACCCCCATCGCCAAGTATGTCTATGAAACTGCAACGGCCAACGGCAAGCGCGTCCAGGCACTTGGCGGGGCGAAGAACCACATGATCGTCCTTCCCGACGCTGACCTGGATCTGGCCGCGGATGCGGCCATTAATGCCGGCTTCGGGTCCGCCGGTGAGCGGTGCATGGCCATATCCGCACTGTTGGCTGTGGGCGGGATCGCCGATGAACTGGTCGCCAAGATCGCCAGCCGCGCCAATGCCCTGCGCACGGGTGACGGACTGCGCGGCTGCGACATGGGTCCGTTGGTCACTTCTGCGCACCGGGACAAGGTGGCCGGCTATGTCGACGCCGGCGAGGAATCCGGCGCCACCCTGGTGGTCGACGGGCGCACCATCGCCCCGGATGCTGAAGGCGACGGCTTCTTTGTCGGTCCCACCCTGTTCGACAACGTCACCACCGACATGTCCATCTACCAGGACGAAATCTTCGGCCCGGTCCTCTCCGTGCTGCGGGTTGAAAGCTTTGATGATGCTCTCGCCGTGATCAACGCCAACCCGTACGGCAACGGCACCGCGGTCTTCACCAACGACGGCGGTGCGGCCCGCCGCTTCCAGAACGAAGTTGAGGTCGGCATGGTCGGCATCAATATCCCCGTGCCCGTCCCGATGGCCTATTACTCCTTCGGCGGATGGAAGAACTCCCTGTTCGGCGACACTCACGCACACGGATCCGAAGGCGTCAGCTTCTTCACTCGTGGCAAGGCCGTCACCACCCGCTGGGCGGACCCCAGCCACGGCGGAATCAATCTTGGCTTCCCCCAGAACGCTTAA
- a CDS encoding aspartate aminotransferase family protein, which yields MTSTIDNGLLVADAYPAIDVAAARRAYELDRKHVFHSWSAQDLLDPMVISAAQGSWVWDGEGKKYLDFSSQLVNTNIGHQHPSVVAAIAAQAAKMCTIAPSYVNEARSEAARLITERTPGELDKVFFTNGGADANEHAVRMARLHTGRAKILSAYRSYHGGTQLAVNMTGDPRRWANDTASTGTVHFFPPYLYRTSFHSTTEEEESQRALEHLEQLIGFEGPATIAALVLESIPGSAGIYIPPAGYLQGVRELCTKYGIIFIADEVMTGFGRTGKWFAMEHFNVVPDLMTFAKGVNSGYVPLGGVAISPEITATFGKRVYPGGLTYSGHPLATAAAVATINAMETEDMVGHAAKLGADVIGPALAGFAERHQSVGEVRGTGVFWAIELVKDRKTREPLAPYGASSPEMNQLIAACKTRGLLPFANFNRIHVVPPCNISIDDINQGLAILDEVLDIADGFVQ from the coding sequence ATGACTTCGACCATTGACAACGGACTCCTTGTCGCCGACGCATACCCCGCCATCGACGTTGCAGCCGCCCGGCGGGCCTACGAGCTCGACCGCAAACACGTCTTCCATTCCTGGTCTGCCCAGGACCTGCTGGACCCGATGGTCATCTCGGCTGCGCAGGGATCCTGGGTTTGGGACGGGGAGGGGAAGAAATATCTGGACTTTTCCTCACAACTGGTCAACACGAACATCGGCCACCAGCACCCGAGTGTGGTTGCGGCCATCGCCGCGCAGGCCGCAAAAATGTGCACCATTGCCCCGAGCTATGTCAATGAGGCCCGGTCCGAGGCGGCCCGCCTCATCACCGAGCGCACGCCGGGAGAGTTGGACAAGGTCTTCTTCACCAATGGGGGTGCCGACGCGAATGAACATGCCGTGCGCATGGCCCGGCTGCACACAGGGCGGGCGAAGATCCTCTCGGCCTACCGCTCTTATCATGGCGGTACGCAGCTGGCCGTTAACATGACGGGCGACCCCCGGCGCTGGGCCAATGATACCGCCAGCACCGGAACCGTCCATTTCTTTCCGCCCTACCTGTATCGGACCAGCTTTCACTCCACGACGGAGGAGGAAGAAAGCCAGCGTGCCCTGGAGCACCTCGAACAGCTCATCGGCTTCGAAGGACCCGCAACGATCGCAGCGCTAGTCCTGGAAAGCATCCCCGGGTCGGCGGGCATCTATATCCCACCGGCTGGCTACCTGCAGGGTGTGCGGGAGCTGTGCACCAAATACGGCATCATCTTCATTGCCGATGAGGTCATGACGGGATTCGGCCGCACGGGCAAATGGTTCGCCATGGAGCACTTCAACGTTGTCCCGGATCTCATGACGTTCGCGAAGGGCGTCAACTCCGGATACGTGCCACTGGGCGGCGTCGCGATCAGCCCGGAAATCACCGCAACCTTTGGCAAGCGCGTTTACCCAGGTGGCCTGACCTACTCCGGGCACCCGCTCGCCACCGCAGCGGCAGTTGCCACCATCAACGCTATGGAAACTGAAGACATGGTGGGCCACGCTGCCAAGCTAGGCGCCGACGTCATCGGCCCGGCACTGGCCGGCTTCGCCGAGCGGCACCAGTCCGTCGGCGAGGTGCGCGGCACGGGCGTCTTCTGGGCAATCGAACTCGTCAAGGACCGCAAAACCCGCGAGCCTCTGGCACCGTACGGTGCCTCCAGCCCGGAAATGAACCAGCTCATCGCAGCCTGCAAGACCCGCGGCCTGCTGCCGTTCGCCAACTTCAATCGCATTCACGTAGTTCCGCCCTGCAATATCAGTATTGACGACATCAACCAGGGGCTGGCGATCCTCGACGAGGTCCTCGATATCGCCGACGGATTCGTGCAGTAG